In Scyliorhinus canicula chromosome 27, sScyCan1.1, whole genome shotgun sequence, the following proteins share a genomic window:
- the si:dkey-202l22.3 gene encoding 7 transmembrane receptor domain-containing protein produces MRTKSMENETLDNSSLFNSSSLMNFPGTILLQKYKSFFILLYCALVAVACVGNVFLVGSIIGDKKLHNATNFFIGNLSVTDLLMCLTCVPLTLSYAFELRGWLFGRFMCHFVSLMQSAMVYVSVLSLTAIAVDRYIVVAYPIRQRVTLSCCALIVGGIWALSLALASPASIYATYVELKVTGNDVNICEEFWRGMETERLAYSCVVILVSYMIPLLAVTISYCAITVHLKRRNVPGAVEQNQVRWNRKKRKTFFLLVISVVTFAICWMPLQILNLIRDLDVDFTIIDTRYINVVQVSCHWVAMSSSCYNPFIYASLHRKFRLQLRGYFRRWKRPSSFPSTRLSPFHTSISLVSEGPKAGTDNGSYVVHAL; encoded by the coding sequence ATGAGGACGAAAAGTATGGAGAACGAAACCCTGGACAACAGTAGTCTCTTCAACAGTAGCTCTCTCATGAacttccctggaaccattctactGCAGAAGTACAAGTCGTTCTTCATCCTGCTATACTGCGCCCTGGTGGCCGTGGCCTGCGTGGGCAACGTCTTCCTGGTGGGCAGCATCATTGGGGACAAGAAGCTCCACAACGCCACCAACTTCTTCATCGGCAACCTCTCGGTCACCGACCTCCTCATGTGCCTGACCTGCGTCCCCCTCACCCTGTCCTACGCCTTTGAGTTGCGCGGATGGCTCTTTGGGAGGTTCATGTGCCACTTTGTCTCGCTCATGCAGTCGGCCATGGTCTACGTCTCGGTCCTCTCGCTGACGGCCATCGCGGTCGACCGGTACATCGTGGTGGCCTACCCCATCCGGCAGAGGGTGACACTGAGCTGCTGCGCCCTCATCGTCGGGGGCATCTGGGCCCTCTCGCTGGCCCTGGCGAGCCCGGCCTCCATCTACGCCACCTACGTGGAGCTCAAGGTGACGGGCAACGACGTAAACATCTGCGAGGAGTTCTGGAGGGGCATGGAGACGGAGAGGCTGGCTTACTCCTGCGTCGTGATCCTGGTGTCCTACATGATCCCGCTTTTGGCCGTCACCATCTCCTACTGCGCCATCACCGTCCACCTCAAGAGGAGGAACGTGCCGGGGGCCGTGGAGCAAAACCAGGTCCGGTGGAACAGGAAGAAGAGGAAGACCTTCTTCCTCTTGGTCATCTCGGTGGTGACCTTCGCCATCTGCTGGATGCCCCTCCAGATCCTCAACCTGATCCGCGACCTGGATGTGGATTTCACGATCATCGACACCAGGTACATTAACGTAGTGCAGGTCTCCTGCCACTGGGTGGCGATGAGCTCCTCCTGCTACAACCCCTTCATCTACGCCTCGCTGCACCGCAAGTTCCGCCTCCAGCTCCGGGGCTACTTCCGCCGCTGGAAGAGGCCGAGCAGCTTCCCGTCGACCCGACTGTCGCCGTTCCACACCAGCATCAGCCTGGTGTCCGAGGGCCCGAAGGCCGGGACTGACAATGGCTCGTACGTGGTCCACGCGCTCTGA